aatccgaccatgcaacataatcggaccatgcaacataatcgaaccatgtgacataatccgatcatgcaacataatcggaccgtgtgacataatcggatcatgcaacataatccgatcatgcaacataatcggaccatgtgacataatccaaccatgcaacataatcgaaccatgttacataatccgaccatgcaacataatcggactattCGACTTTGTGACAGAATTTGACAAACAACGCCACTTGCGATGACCTGTAGGATCCACTGGACGCCTCCGCCGCTGGCTGTCTACGCTGCTGCCCGTCATCGCTTGTCACCGTCAACGCTGCTCACTGGTCCACGGTTGCCACTGAACTACTGCCAATCGATATCTGAgtcggattaccactggtgggcagccttgccagatctacggatttctccgtagttctacggattttaagcatttatacggagctacggatcgatgctcgaaatctacgggctttcagcatttcctacggattttcgaaaaaattcaagggattctgcggataaatgaaaattctacctgacgaccaaaaaaaaaaaggtcatcaagttttattttgccgaAATCAGTACATTATTATAGTGAGGCGTCAGAAAGTGTGATCAGAATGTGGGATTAGAATGTGAGAcgtgaaatattgaaaataagacGGGAGACGAGATACATCAGTTGTGAGATCCAACATGTGAGACGTGACAAGGGGAAAGGCGTGAAATGCAAAAAGATGAGACATAAGCCGTGAAAGGTTGTCTTCTCACCTGACATTAAAAGTGAGAAGGTGAAGTTAGACAAGAGACGCCACGAAGATGACAGGATGAGAAATGAAACGTTAGACGTGAGAAAATATGACTTTTAGTCTAATATGAAGGAGAAACGTGAGCCGTGATATTTGGgcgtgatacatgagacatgatacGTGAATTTCTAAGTGATTttgcatttctttttcaatattaagactattttcataatttcaacgACGTCACCGATTTTAAATGCCGACCAATATGACCATTTACCAAATACTACGATTAGAGTTTTTTtactattgaattttttttttcgaagctatgacctatttttttaatcctttgAGTATACCGACaattaaattatgttaaaaatatgttttttctacagtttgttgtatttcaaattttaaaaccaacTTTTTAAAAGTATCCTTTTCCCAATGAATTTAGACATACGGCCATTTCCggcttttaaattttgacttgCTGGTTTCGTCTTccgatttaaaatttctatcattcaaaattctattcCAAATGGTTCATTATACAATTCAACTAATATTATCTACCTTCTAGTGCACTTCCCGTCGGAAGTTTGTCGTAGCCCGGAATGCCTGCGATCGGCGGCGGACCTGCAGCAGAGCATGGACCTCACCGTGGATCCGTGCGAAGATTTCTACCAGTACACTTGCGGCAAATGGGACTCGGAACATCCTCGCCCGGATAGCTACACCAGCTACGATTGGTTCACGGAGCGACAGGCTCGGGTACTGCGGAACATCCGAACCCATCTGCAACGGAACAGTTCCAGCAGCGATCCGAAACCGGTGGTTCAGTCCCGGATCCTGTATCAAGCCTGCATGAATCTCAGTAAGGCTTCTTGAGCTTAATTATTTAGTAAGTTCCTAAAGCGCAAGATGATTATCTTTTCCAGGTGCAATGGACAAAGCGGGCTACAAGCCTGTGTTCGATATGTTAAAGCAGCTGGATCTTCCGAGCTATCCAACCATATTGAACGTCACAAAAGTCGATTACGAGGGATACAGCTTCGATTGGGTTCAATCGCTGGCCCGGGTAGAACAACTGCTTGGGTTGGACATCatgtttggttttgaaattacTCCGGATCCTAGGGATCGAGACTTCAACCGGTTGGTCTTGGGTAGCCCCGAGACGAATTCGGATCTACCGTTGTAAGTATGGCAGGTTTGGGTGTTATCGCAACTTGTACTATTTCTGTGTTTTACTTCAGCAACTCCATACTCCTGAAAAACATCACCCGGATAAAGCATAGGTTAACCGTAAGTGAGGATGGGGATCCAGAAGACGATGATCCGGATGAAGAGGATAGTCAACTGACGAAAGCCTACAAAAAGTTCATGGTCgaagtgatgaaaattttagtcAACAGTACCAACTCCAAGCTGGATGTGGAATCCATTTCCGAAAACTTTGACAAAGCAGCCTCTGTTTACATCAAAATGTCCGAATCACTTATGAAGATCTACAACCTAGCGGACAATGCCTCAAGGACAAACAATACGGAAGATCGTCTCAACCTGGACGACATAGTCTACCTCAACGTGAACGACCTGCAGAACATCACCGATAGCCACCTGGCACCCAGGGAACCTCTCCCTATCTGGGAACATTACCTCAACAAAGTGTTCGACGGACTACCTGAAGCGGGACCAAACTTTCACGATGATCAAATCATGACCAGCAGCTCCGACATCTACTACCTCAAACTGCTGGTGGATTATCTGTCAAAGACCCCACTGGTGCACATCGAATTATTCATCTGGTGGACCGTAGTGGAGGAGCTGATTCTTCACACGACCAGTGAGATCAGGCGATTACACAGCGACTACTATCGGGCTACCGTATCGGTCGAAGGCTTCACGACTCGAACGCTGTACTGCACCGGTGCCGTCAACAAGCTGATGGGGATGGCCGTTAGCTATGCAATCAGCGACCAACATTTCCTGCAGAACACGAAACCGAAGGTCGAAGCGATGCTCCGCTACATCCAGGAAGCTTTCGAACGACTGGTACGAGACACCACCTGGATGGATTGGAAGACCAAACGATCGACCCTGGAGAAATCGAGGGCCATGCGAAGTTTGATTGGCTTTCCGGAGTGGATTCTGGAACCGAAGAAGTTGGAAGAATTCTACGACAAGGTAGGTAGTTCAGCAGTTACACGGCTAGTAgatttcaactgatttttttttcaggtcgAAGTCCGTACAGATCAGCACCTGGCTAACATGGTTCAAATCGTTCAACTGCGCAACATCAACAAACTCCGAAAGTGGAGGTTGAAGAACACGCTCAGTTGGGAGACTGTTCCTACAAATGTTAATGCGTTCCACACCTTTCAAGATAATGCTATCAGTAGGTGTCAATCAACTTTCGGAGAAACCTATAGacgttaaaaactttattttccttTAAACAGCAATTCCGATCGCTATTCTACAGTATCCCTTCTACCATCGAGGCCTCGAGTAAGAAGAATGAATGCTGGTTTGTGCAATAGTTTTCTTTTTCTCTGGCaccaaaacaaatacaaaaactcTCACTGAACAGCGCGCGCACATACACAGCACATCCATGTTCATTGTTTGCACCCGAAATTCATACTCACTAACCGAGTGTGATCCTTTTTGCGAAACAAACGAGGACCTGTGCATCTACAGGGTCTCCCAGCTTGATCGCTCACCCATCAAGGCAAGTTTCCATTACCAACGCTTCCAGGGGAAAAAATGGCAACTCACTGTGATGTTTTCTGTCGAGATGTGTTTTTGACACATAGATCATTCACGAATTCTACATTGATTGCTTTTTTCAGAGCGCTTAATTACGGATCGATTGGTACCATTTTGGGACATGAACTGACCCATGGATTTGATGACAGTGGTGAGTAATTTTCAAGGCTTTGTTTTAATAAGATGAGGCCCTTTTCCTTTTCTCGATCGCAGTTATTTGTAGATTCTGTAGCAGGAAAGATCAATTTTGCAAATCTGGCGATAAACCTTTCCCAGCAAAGCATTTTTAGCTACcaacctacctaagggtccggcgtcGATTGTCATACGCATAGgactgaaataaaatatttcgcCAGTAAAAAttttcgtcaactgtgcggatttcagcggctagactacgccgtcACAAGCTTCTGGACCTGCCTCTTCCTCGATGCCCATCTGAGTTCCAGTCAaccgcctctctgcaaatctcattttcatctcttcgcagcgtgtacccaatccatctccacccACGTTCCCGAATCACGATTTCTAGCCCCTTTTTATGACATCGGCAAGTGCATGAAGtgcaacgtttgagatccagttgccaggccaccaagcgcggatgatattccgcaggcagcgattcacaaaaacttgcagttttcgcgtcgtcaccgcatatgtgcaccaagtttcacacccgtacagcaatacggatttgacgtttgagttgaagattcggatcttagttcgtagagagatctggcgtgagcgccagatgtttcggagactcgcaaacggaaatcgggcctttctgatccgggtttcgatgtctttcctggtaccaccatcaggcgttatctggctaccaagatactggaagcactccactttctcaacctgttgcctaGCTACCACCAAAtcggaacgattttctgtattgaacTTAATCAACTTGGTCTTTCCGAAATTGACTTTGAgtcctgctgccttggagctttcgatgAGGTCGTCGAGATAGCTCTGCATATCCCGTTGtcttttggcgagcaaaacaatatcgtctgccaaaTCAAGGTTGtttagttgctccattgttgaaagactccacggcaatcctcggttcggtgcaaaGACAATCGACCTAGTCaggatctcatccattacgatgctGCAGGTTCTGTTATCGATTgctatttgtgactcggaagagttgttaaAAATACCCAGTCCAACgattgagctgatctgttcgatctgtcaacaGCTGACCTACTCGGTCTTTCAGTGGCATTCTAGAGATAGTCTTTGCGTCACTGAGGCGGCGAAAAATGTCATACAGTAATTAGATATCTCCAATGCATTGGTAATGGCAGCGACGTTTTCTCTCTCTTCCGCTagagagtttgtccaggctctgtTGTCTCGTCTTGTATTTTTACAGATCTGCATATCGTAAGCGAGCGGCTGCTTTGGTTGAGCCGGTACATGCCTgtctcaattccgactttctcCTTTCTCCTATCATCGACTAAATTTAagtaacaaaatttggaaaattgagaATGTGGCATCCagggttttcaacatttttttcaaaaatcaggcaacgtaaaagtaacgaaaatttcgttcgaagtgatgaccttttttttggactTCGCTCAGCATTTTTACTCTAACATGTGTTTGCGCCTACTTGgctgaataattctactgaatcaaagcaatcgaaacatTACCTTTAATTCCCTtgtttaaataagaattaaaggaaatctttcgattgctttgattcagccacattttcacttccgcattggtacctaatccagttgCTTACTATCCGTTTTTCATTACATTCGCAAAATTCAAGCTATATCaggcttattttaaaaaaatagagaaattcAAGGCTTTTCatgttgtcaggctgagcctcgaaaaatcaggcaaatcctgaaaaatcaggcacattggcatctctgaagGCATCCTAAGCATGGCTCTGAGCTGAGAGCCATTAAAGAGAAACTGTAGCAATCGCTGGCTTAACTGATCCCTCAAGTATTAAAATATTGATGAGGAAAgtttagcgtttttttttttttgttttttattttgtctatAATGAAAACTTGAACACTGAAACGGAAATCCTGGTTCTTCACAAAAACGTGTATTAACATTCACAAATGTTCGCAAGAGTCTTGCTAAGTTTTGGGCGTTTTGACCCAATTTCATCCAATCGAGATAAAACGACCGAGCTATTGTCTGATCGAAGCTGAGAAGAAAACGTTCAAATTCCTTAAATACgtaacagtgttgccagatctacggatttcgcCGCAGATCTTGAGCACTTCTACGGATCTACGGATCGatgttcgaaatctacggattttcagcattccctatggattttctacggattttaaaattgtcaggGAATTATACGGAGTAACTAAAGTtgtacctgacgaccaaaaaaatgggtcatataaagttaaaaatcagtacatttttcttatttttcctaaCCTCCGGATTTGAGAGGTTTGCAATCCGGCAACGCTAATGCGCAATAGTTTATTTAATTTCCATTTACAACCAGTCTAAAcatttgagcttgagcttgctttCAGTTACGGTCCACCTACGGACAACATCAAGTTTTTGTCGTTCTCATTTTTCTCCAATTCTCATTTTATTGACTTTCTAAACTCATATCCTGTCTGAAACTCATGGTAAGATaaatcaatcttttcaatttttctcactCACGTTaagataaacaaatttttcaaatttttctaataccaaatt
The window above is part of the Uranotaenia lowii strain MFRU-FL unplaced genomic scaffold, ASM2978415v1 HiC_scaffold_758, whole genome shotgun sequence genome. Proteins encoded here:
- the LOC129760772 gene encoding neprilysin-1-like, translating into MDLTVDPCEDFYQYTCGKWDSEHPRPDSYTSYDWFTERQARVLRNIRTHLQRNSSSSDPKPVVQSRILYQACMNLSAMDKAGYKPVFDMLKQLDLPSYPTILNVTKVDYEGYSFDWVQSLARVEQLLGLDIMFGFEITPDPRDRDFNRLVLGSPETNSDLPFNSILLKNITRIKHRLTVSEDGDPEDDDPDEEDSQLTKAYKKFMVEVMKILVNSTNSKLDVESISENFDKAASVYIKMSESLMKIYNLADNASRTNNTEDRLNLDDIVYLNVNDLQNITDSHLAPREPLPIWEHYLNKVFDGLPEAGPNFHDDQIMTSSSDIYYLKLLVDYLSKTPLVHIELFIWWTVVEELILHTTSEIRRLHSDYYRATVSVEGFTTRTLYCTGAVNKLMGMAVSYAISDQHFLQNTKPKVEAMLRYIQEAFERLVRDTTWMDWKTKRSTLEKSRAMRSLIGFPEWILEPKKLEEFYDKVEVRTDQHLANMVQIVQLRNINKLRKWRLKNTLSWETVPTNVNAFHTFQDNAITIPIAILQYPFYHRGLE